A single window of Thalassomonas viridans DNA harbors:
- the rdgC gene encoding recombination-associated protein RdgC, with the protein MWFKNLYFFAFTRPFQWSEEELEKHLSEHLFTPCASTEVSHFGWVNALGKHGNSVVHTANGNHLLCARKEEKILPAPVVKEMLEEKVAQLENEQSRKATKKEKEQFKEDIIFELLPRAFSRVTDTHAYISPASNLIVINTSSRGKAEDFLALLRKVLGTLPVTSFSPETAPDETMTDWLTEHNLGGQFNLGMEAELHALGDDGAVVRVKNQDLTSEEIKMHLDAEKYAVKIALEWDECLSFVLCDDLAVKRLKFYDVLQEQNDDIDSDDVVARLDADFALMAGEINRFISDLLAEFSMKTTDPLEDNQD; encoded by the coding sequence ATGTGGTTTAAAAACCTTTACTTTTTTGCCTTCACCCGCCCTTTTCAATGGTCAGAAGAAGAGCTGGAAAAACATTTATCGGAACATTTATTTACTCCCTGTGCCTCTACCGAAGTCTCGCATTTTGGCTGGGTAAACGCCCTCGGCAAGCACGGCAACTCAGTGGTGCATACCGCTAACGGCAACCACTTGCTTTGCGCCCGCAAAGAAGAAAAGATACTGCCGGCCCCGGTGGTAAAAGAGATGCTCGAAGAAAAAGTTGCCCAACTGGAAAACGAGCAAAGCCGTAAGGCAACCAAAAAAGAAAAAGAACAATTTAAAGAAGACATTATTTTTGAATTATTGCCCAGGGCGTTTTCCCGGGTCACGGATACCCATGCCTATATCAGCCCGGCAAGCAACCTGATAGTGATCAACACCAGCAGCCGGGGCAAGGCGGAGGACTTCCTTGCCCTGCTGCGCAAAGTCCTGGGCACTCTGCCCGTCACCAGTTTCTCGCCGGAAACGGCCCCGGATGAAACCATGACCGACTGGCTCACCGAGCATAACCTGGGCGGCCAGTTTAACCTGGGCATGGAAGCCGAATTGCATGCTTTGGGCGATGACGGCGCCGTCGTTAGGGTGAAAAACCAGGATCTGACCAGCGAAGAAATCAAAATGCACCTGGATGCGGAGAAATATGCCGTTAAAATAGCCCTGGAATGGGACGAATGCCTGTCGTTTGTCTTATGCGATGACCTGGCCGTCAAACGCCTGAAGTTCTATGACGTCCTGCAAGAGCAAAATGACGATATCGACAGTGACGACGTGGTGGCCCGGCTGGATGCCGATTTTGCCCTGATGGCGGGGGAAATCAACCGCTTTATCAGCGATTTGCTGGCGGAATTCTCCATGAAAACCACAGATCCGTTAGAAGATAACCAGGACTGA
- a CDS encoding paraquat-inducible protein A encodes MIKKHLGFVLNIAALALFIPGIILPMFSMSMEMTARLSASTLSSDLLNKELSLLATIEELWQDQRLLVAALIFLFSICIPLLKTLLVSLAYFKKNTALEAKTLNFVASIGKWSMADVFVVAVFLAVLSTNHAETANNQQFSILGFKLDLLISSETFSAAGLGFYYFTGYCLLSLLGTHFSHSSLKQGHHVGAPG; translated from the coding sequence ATGATAAAAAAACACTTAGGTTTTGTCCTGAACATCGCCGCACTTGCCCTCTTTATACCCGGCATCATTTTACCTATGTTTTCCATGTCGATGGAAATGACCGCCCGGCTCAGCGCCTCGACCTTGTCTTCGGATCTGTTGAATAAAGAGCTGTCCCTACTGGCCACCATAGAAGAGTTATGGCAGGACCAGCGCTTGCTGGTTGCCGCCCTGATCTTTTTATTTTCCATCTGCATCCCGCTGTTAAAAACCCTCCTGGTCAGCCTGGCCTACTTTAAAAAGAATACCGCTCTCGAAGCGAAAACCTTAAATTTCGTCGCCAGTATCGGCAAGTGGTCGATGGCAGATGTCTTTGTCGTTGCAGTCTTTTTAGCGGTTTTATCCACCAATCATGCAGAAACCGCCAACAACCAGCAATTTTCCATTCTGGGTTTTAAGCTGGATTTATTGATCAGCAGTGAAACCTTTTCCGCCGCCGGCCTGGGTTTTTATTATTTTACCGGTTACTGCCTGCTGTCGTTACTCGGCACGCATTTTAGCCACAGCAGCCTTAAACAAGGCCATCACGTCGGGGCACCGGGTTAA
- a CDS encoding YfhL family 4Fe-4S dicluster ferredoxin has product MALRIDETCINCDMCEPECPNEAITFGAEIYEIAAEKCTECVGHYDEPQCTKVCPIDCIEPDPEWVEDEQTLQEKFNRLYQLN; this is encoded by the coding sequence ATGGCGCTGAGAATCGATGAAACCTGCATCAACTGCGACATGTGTGAGCCGGAATGCCCGAACGAAGCCATCACGTTCGGCGCCGAAATCTATGAGATTGCCGCGGAAAAATGTACCGAGTGCGTCGGCCATTATGACGAGCCGCAATGTACTAAGGTTTGCCCGATTGACTGTATCGAGCCGGATCCCGAATGGGTGGAGGACGAGCAGACATTGCAGGAAAAATTCAACCGCCTGTATCAGCTGAATTAA
- a CDS encoding DUF2959 domain-containing protein, giving the protein MRELKNYFVLLILSVCLSACSSAYYSAMEKVGIHKRDIMVDRVEEAKDSQQEAQQQFASALEQLSALIAFDGGDLQTQYELTNEQYENSKSAAGEVAARIAAVENVADALFDEWHEELGQYASVKLRRQSEQKYKETQRRYNSLIKAMRRAEERMQPVLVALKDNTLYLKHNLNAKAIGALQGEYLSIKQDIEILIKEMNQAIQQSQQFIDLLKS; this is encoded by the coding sequence ATGAGAGAACTTAAAAATTATTTTGTCTTATTGATCCTATCTGTCTGTTTATCCGCCTGCTCCAGCGCTTATTATTCTGCGATGGAAAAGGTCGGTATCCATAAGCGGGACATTATGGTGGACCGGGTGGAAGAAGCCAAGGACTCGCAACAGGAGGCCCAGCAGCAGTTTGCCAGCGCCCTGGAGCAACTGTCGGCCTTGATTGCTTTTGACGGCGGCGATCTGCAGACCCAGTATGAATTAACCAACGAACAATATGAAAACAGCAAAAGTGCTGCCGGGGAAGTGGCGGCGCGTATTGCCGCGGTGGAAAATGTTGCCGATGCCCTGTTTGACGAATGGCATGAGGAGCTTGGCCAGTATGCCAGCGTAAAGTTAAGGCGGCAAAGCGAGCAAAAATATAAGGAAACCCAAAGGCGTTATAACAGTTTGATCAAGGCGATGCGCAGGGCTGAAGAGCGCATGCAACCGGTTTTAGTGGCGTTAAAGGACAATACCCTGTATCTGAAACACAACCTGAATGCCAAAGCCATAGGGGCGCTGCAGGGGGAATACCTGAGTATCAAGCAGGATATCGAAATCCTGATCAAGGAAATGAACCAGGCGATACAACAGTCACAGCAGTTTATTGATTTGCTGAAAAGTTAA
- a CDS encoding porin yields the protein MKLSNRVLTLAICSAFTLPAMAANVDIYGKANLSLQSSDDGDGQFTEIKSNASRIGLKGTHALNDGLSVVYKAEFQVDMDGDSDDNITDRNQYVGLKGNFGEVLLGKNDTILKQSQGKIDLFNDLNADIKNLFKGENRMSDTLTYKSPKVNGFQFAGTYIAEDDADAEDGYSVGLFYGDKGLKKSKVFASIAVDSDVKGYDVTRATVHGKVAGFTLGAMYQNQESDDGSAEMDGYLLSAKYAVNKNVVLKGQFQAADHDGGDDLSAASIGVDYRLAKSTKLYGFYTSFDMDSAEDKDYLAVGIEYKF from the coding sequence ATGAAACTTTCAAACCGTGTTCTCACTCTGGCTATTTGTTCTGCATTCACTTTACCGGCCATGGCTGCCAACGTAGATATTTATGGTAAAGCGAACCTGTCTTTACAATCTTCTGATGACGGCGACGGTCAGTTTACCGAAATTAAAAGTAATGCCTCCCGCATTGGTTTAAAGGGGACCCATGCCTTAAATGATGGCTTATCCGTAGTTTATAAAGCTGAATTCCAGGTGGATATGGATGGCGATAGTGATGACAACATCACCGACCGTAACCAGTATGTGGGCTTAAAGGGTAATTTCGGTGAAGTATTACTGGGCAAAAATGACACTATTTTGAAACAGTCCCAGGGTAAAATCGATTTATTTAATGATTTAAACGCCGACATTAAAAACTTATTTAAAGGGGAAAACCGTATGAGTGACACCCTTACCTATAAGTCGCCTAAAGTTAACGGCTTCCAGTTTGCCGGCACCTATATTGCTGAAGATGATGCCGATGCCGAAGACGGATACTCGGTAGGACTTTTCTATGGGGACAAAGGCCTGAAAAAATCTAAGGTTTTTGCCTCAATCGCGGTAGACAGCGATGTGAAAGGTTATGATGTTACCCGTGCCACGGTACATGGTAAGGTGGCCGGTTTTACCTTAGGTGCCATGTACCAGAACCAGGAAAGCGATGACGGCAGCGCAGAAATGGACGGTTACCTGCTGTCGGCCAAGTACGCGGTTAACAAAAACGTTGTGCTTAAGGGCCAGTTCCAGGCGGCAGACCATGACGGCGGTGATGATTTAAGCGCAGCCAGCATAGGTGTAGATTATCGTCTGGCCAAGAGCACTAAGTTATACGGTTTTTACACCTCGTTTGATATGGACAGTGCCGAAGACAAAGATTACCTGGCCGTAGGGATTGAATACAAGTTCTAA
- a CDS encoding substrate-binding periplasmic protein produces the protein MAFSLDIPPYIFEQYNKGIEIDIIAAALSHKGHTLRPLYFPLGRIPIAFQNNLVDAAMSDVGTDLMSYGGFYAEPAVVYDNVFITLKKRNLVINSPADLDNLTIISFQGAEKRYPQWLSKPFEEKRFYGISDQLTQVKLLNLERYDVVLSDRYIFKYFAKQLKYEDNIQVSRVDEHQFAEIEPQDYRPVFKSEKIRDDFNFGLKKLKESGKFQAIYDHYIE, from the coding sequence ATGGCCTTTAGTCTGGATATCCCTCCCTATATTTTCGAACAATATAATAAAGGCATAGAAATAGACATCATTGCCGCCGCCCTCAGCCATAAAGGCCATACGCTGCGCCCGCTGTATTTCCCCCTGGGGCGTATTCCCATCGCCTTTCAGAATAATCTCGTCGATGCCGCCATGAGTGATGTCGGCACCGACCTTATGTCCTATGGCGGTTTTTATGCCGAACCTGCGGTTGTTTATGACAATGTTTTTATTACCTTAAAGAAAAGAAACCTGGTAATTAACAGCCCGGCAGATCTCGACAACCTGACCATTATTTCTTTCCAGGGAGCAGAAAAACGCTATCCCCAATGGTTAAGCAAGCCTTTTGAGGAAAAGCGCTTTTACGGTATCAGCGATCAGCTCACCCAGGTAAAACTGCTGAACCTGGAGCGTTATGACGTGGTATTAAGCGACCGCTATATTTTTAAGTATTTTGCCAAACAGCTTAAATACGAAGACAATATTCAGGTGAGCCGTGTTGACGAGCATCAGTTTGCTGAAATAGAGCCCCAGGATTACCGGCCAGTATTTAAAAGTGAAAAAATAAGGGATGACTTCAATTTCGGCCTGAAAAAACTTAAAGAGAGCGGAAAATTCCAGGCCATCTATGATCATTACATAGAATAA
- a CDS encoding helix-turn-helix domain-containing protein, whose amino-acid sequence MLNLLVTGADLKRMRLSRNYTTEEMAEMLGVSRITYERYESGQSRISWNAGLNLTIWCGYDISVFLKQMESLKQEFSQYKDQKDETKPNTQRASSKKNHLRQAGIIEPNKG is encoded by the coding sequence ATGTTAAACCTACTCGTTACCGGCGCTGATTTAAAGCGCATGCGGTTATCTCGCAATTATACCACAGAAGAAATGGCGGAAATGCTAGGTGTTAGTCGTATCACATATGAGCGCTACGAATCTGGTCAATCACGTATTTCATGGAATGCAGGGTTAAACCTGACAATCTGGTGCGGCTATGATATCTCGGTATTTCTAAAACAAATGGAAAGTCTTAAGCAAGAATTTTCACAGTATAAGGATCAAAAAGATGAAACTAAACCTAACACTCAACGGGCAAGTTCAAAGAAAAATCATCTCAGACAAGCAGGAATTATTGAACCTAACAAAGGCTGA
- a CDS encoding HDOD domain-containing protein: protein MATENALYTILLEKIKHEELVLPTLPEIALKVRKAADDPDVNLAKMSEIIGHDPALALGIVKVANSAILGRKVKVETVSQAVTRIGLRQIKSIATAMAIEQVFISDNDIVAMYMKKSWLSTVGVASVAISLMTFYLQENKHSALTLDTITLAALVHNLGVLPILTEAEHHPDIFANPTFLQQAISKLSSRIGAEITRAWGLSEEFTLLVERWSDLTLLPDEPHYLDFIRAGAVYHNLFKVESTKEALLTSYVRKGIIPDVGFMLTDEFKEMYENVKGMFS, encoded by the coding sequence ATGGCAACAGAAAATGCGCTATACACCATTTTGCTGGAAAAAATAAAGCATGAGGAGCTGGTTTTACCAACCTTACCCGAAATCGCGTTAAAGGTACGCAAGGCTGCGGACGATCCTGATGTTAATTTAGCGAAAATGAGTGAAATCATAGGTCATGACCCTGCGCTGGCCTTAGGTATAGTTAAAGTGGCCAACAGCGCCATACTCGGACGCAAAGTCAAGGTGGAAACCGTCTCCCAGGCGGTGACGCGTATAGGCTTAAGGCAGATAAAAAGCATAGCCACGGCGATGGCGATAGAGCAGGTTTTTATTTCAGACAACGATATTGTCGCCATGTATATGAAAAAATCCTGGCTGTCTACCGTCGGGGTGGCATCGGTCGCCATAAGTTTGATGACTTTTTATCTGCAGGAGAATAAGCACAGCGCGTTAACTCTGGATACTATCACCCTGGCGGCCCTGGTGCATAACCTGGGGGTGCTGCCGATATTGACGGAAGCCGAGCATCATCCGGATATTTTTGCCAATCCGACTTTCCTGCAACAGGCGATCAGCAAGCTTTCCAGCCGTATCGGCGCTGAAATCACCCGGGCCTGGGGCCTGTCCGAGGAATTTACCTTACTGGTGGAGCGCTGGAGCGATTTGACCCTGCTGCCGGATGAACCCCATTACCTTGATTTTATCCGGGCGGGGGCTGTTTATCATAACCTTTTTAAAGTGGAGTCAACGAAGGAAGCCCTGTTAACCAGTTATGTGCGCAAAGGCATTATTCCGGACGTCGGTTTTATGCTGACGGATGAATTCAAGGAAATGTATGAAAACGTTAAGGGCATGTTCAGTTAA
- a CDS encoding IS4 family transposase, whose protein sequence is MNIEQALQTTLEESTRYHTFEKLSEILTPQIIEQGFQQAGIATVRKRRLPLEAVLWSVIGMAMFRKESVWNIANKLDIMLPGKNQLVAPSAMVQARQRLGDESVKQVFNKSAESMYEQQAFETWSGLNLLAVDGVVWRTADTPDNRKAFTSGSNQYGETGFPQIRMVCHMELTSHQLISSEFDNYKTNEMKLAERLIERTPDNSLTMFDKGYYSLGLLNRWHQSGKERNWLIPARPDLQYEIISSVGKNDHIIELKTTMHAQKNFPDVPKTINARLISKTIKGKSYHILTSMTDRLRFPGSEIVELYCHRWEIELGYREIKQTMLDSSYHLRSKRPDMVRQELWGVLLAYNLIRRIMTMAASKAGGIWANQLSFSSCSMAVIQYFSSVSIMSPGNIPMHWEHLLNTLSLFKLPIRREDRKYPRCIKPKPSKYPHKKKNASQLN, encoded by the coding sequence ATGAACATCGAACAAGCATTACAAACCACCCTTGAAGAGAGCACCCGATACCATACGTTTGAAAAACTGTCTGAAATTCTAACCCCTCAAATTATTGAGCAAGGTTTTCAACAAGCAGGAATAGCTACCGTTCGCAAAAGAAGATTGCCATTAGAAGCTGTTTTGTGGTCGGTTATTGGTATGGCAATGTTTAGAAAGGAATCTGTCTGGAATATCGCTAATAAGCTCGACATCATGCTACCTGGTAAAAATCAACTAGTCGCACCAAGCGCTATGGTACAAGCCAGACAACGTTTAGGTGATGAATCCGTTAAGCAAGTTTTCAATAAATCAGCTGAATCTATGTATGAACAACAAGCGTTTGAAACATGGAGTGGTTTAAATCTATTAGCTGTTGACGGTGTGGTTTGGCGAACAGCTGATACTCCCGATAACCGTAAAGCGTTTACTTCAGGCAGTAACCAATATGGCGAAACGGGATTCCCTCAAATCCGTATGGTATGTCATATGGAATTGACCAGCCATCAATTAATCAGCAGTGAATTTGATAACTATAAAACCAATGAAATGAAGTTGGCTGAACGTTTAATTGAGCGTACCCCAGACAATTCACTGACTATGTTTGATAAAGGTTATTACTCTCTAGGTTTGTTAAATCGCTGGCATCAGAGCGGAAAGGAGCGGAATTGGTTAATCCCTGCAAGACCTGATTTACAATATGAAATCATCTCTTCTGTGGGTAAGAATGATCACATCATCGAACTAAAAACGACTATGCACGCACAGAAGAACTTCCCTGATGTTCCTAAAACAATCAATGCGAGATTAATCAGCAAAACGATAAAAGGTAAAAGTTATCACATATTAACGTCGATGACGGACAGGTTGCGCTTTCCTGGAAGTGAGATTGTTGAGCTATATTGTCATCGCTGGGAGATAGAACTGGGTTATAGAGAAATAAAGCAGACAATGCTTGATAGTTCATATCACTTGAGAAGTAAGCGGCCAGATATGGTTAGGCAAGAGCTATGGGGGGTATTACTCGCGTATAACCTGATCAGGCGTATCATGACTATGGCTGCAAGTAAAGCAGGTGGCATATGGGCTAACCAGCTTAGTTTCTCAAGTTGTTCAATGGCGGTCATTCAATATTTCTCATCGGTATCAATCATGAGTCCTGGAAATATCCCTATGCACTGGGAACACCTGTTAAATACCTTGAGCTTATTTAAATTACCAATAAGACGTGAAGATAGGAAATATCCGAGGTGCATTAAACCGAAACCTTCAAAGTATCCCCATAAAAAGAAAAATGCCAGTCAGCTTAACTGA
- a CDS encoding sensor histidine kinase, whose product MKVTSISRKLLARVLSFYFVLTFIVTCGQIVAEYFNTKSHINSELLTLEKTFSGSLTRAVWELNTQQAIDISDGLVAIPMIKGITVTDENNQIIAQLGETAHNASFEFDSEDGGQSEYRNLNSLSEGLFGHTFPLIFEFSGRTTRVGTVTLLSSNEVIFNRIEVGIYFLIGNAIVKTAALVFLFSLAFSQLLTNPLNELTEQIKQLDLDDPEASKLHSMSYEHNELNILEDAYNNLIDELVLFKERLAEVQNELISANHKLDEQNLQLEQEVARKTSSLSTTMLKMEIQQREMLQQQNQLQEENNRRRKTELTLTNTNNDLKSSIIELKKAQERLLEAEKMATLGNLSAEVSHEINTPIGVSITSTSYLSDLIAQIDEDIQNQKLTKRTIDDFIRNAKQSIELLMNNLTRASELNTSYKQVAVDQISDKIRSINMSKYLHEIIQSLNPKLKKTRHNIEVNCSEDISIYSHAGAIAQIFTNLIMNSIVHGFEDMEQGKITIDISKHEQILRIHYSDNGRGIEAENLPKLFNMFYTTKATQGGSGLGTHIIYNLVTDTLNGTINARCQPNQGLHFDIEFADMR is encoded by the coding sequence ATGAAAGTAACCAGTATTTCACGCAAGTTGCTTGCACGGGTGTTATCATTTTATTTTGTATTAACCTTTATTGTTACCTGCGGCCAGATAGTCGCGGAATATTTCAATACCAAAAGCCATATCAACAGTGAACTGCTGACCCTGGAAAAAACCTTCAGCGGCAGTTTGACCCGGGCGGTATGGGAGCTTAATACCCAGCAGGCAATAGATATTTCCGACGGCCTGGTGGCCATTCCCATGATCAAGGGCATCACGGTTACCGATGAAAACAACCAGATCATTGCCCAGCTCGGGGAAACCGCCCATAACGCCAGTTTTGAGTTCGACTCGGAAGATGGCGGCCAAAGCGAGTACCGCAACCTCAATTCCCTGTCGGAAGGCCTGTTCGGCCACACTTTTCCGCTGATCTTCGAATTTTCAGGACGCACCACCCGGGTCGGCACAGTTACCCTGCTGTCGAGCAATGAAGTTATTTTCAACCGCATAGAAGTCGGCATTTATTTTCTCATCGGCAATGCCATAGTCAAAACCGCCGCCCTGGTCTTTTTGTTTTCCCTGGCTTTTTCCCAGCTTTTAACCAACCCCCTCAATGAACTGACCGAGCAAATCAAGCAGCTGGATTTAGACGATCCCGAAGCGTCAAAACTGCATTCCATGAGTTACGAGCATAACGAACTCAATATCCTCGAAGACGCCTATAATAACCTGATTGATGAGCTGGTGCTTTTTAAGGAACGGCTGGCGGAAGTGCAAAACGAACTGATTTCCGCCAACCATAAACTCGATGAACAAAACCTGCAGCTGGAGCAGGAAGTGGCGCGGAAAACCTCTTCCCTGAGCACTACCATGCTAAAAATGGAGATTCAGCAACGGGAGATGCTGCAACAGCAAAACCAGTTGCAGGAAGAAAATAACCGGCGCAGGAAAACCGAGCTTACCCTCACCAACACCAACAATGATTTAAAAAGTTCGATCATCGAATTGAAAAAGGCCCAGGAACGCTTGCTCGAAGCCGAAAAAATGGCAACCCTGGGCAACCTATCGGCGGAAGTTTCCCATGAAATCAATACCCCCATAGGGGTCAGCATCACCTCCACCAGCTATTTGTCGGACTTAATCGCCCAGATAGACGAAGATATCCAGAATCAAAAACTGACCAAACGCACGATTGATGACTTTATCCGCAATGCCAAACAGAGCATTGAACTGCTGATGAATAACCTGACCCGGGCCTCAGAATTGAATACCAGCTATAAGCAGGTGGCGGTAGATCAGATCAGCGATAAAATCCGCTCCATCAATATGTCCAAATACCTGCATGAAATCATTCAGTCTTTGAACCCGAAACTGAAGAAAACCCGCCATAATATTGAAGTCAATTGCTCGGAAGACATCAGCATTTACAGCCATGCCGGCGCTATCGCCCAGATCTTTACCAATTTGATCATGAACTCCATCGTCCACGGCTTCGAAGACATGGAGCAGGGAAAGATCACCATAGATATCAGCAAACATGAGCAGATACTGCGGATACACTACAGCGATAACGGCAGGGGCATAGAAGCGGAAAACCTGCCGAAGCTCTTTAATATGTTTTACACCACCAAGGCAACCCAGGGGGGATCCGGCCTGGGCACCCATATTATCTACAACCTGGTCACCGATACCTTAAACGGCACCATCAACGCCCGTTGCCAGCCAAACCAGGGATTGCACTTTGATATTGAGTTTGCCGATATGCGCTAG
- a CDS encoding response regulator: MYKIMVVDDSNSIIPLIKYILNQEIDLDINYVQCSSNIEDMEKLNNLTFDLIMANICMDNINGQDLITLITKTTEAPLIAISPFPESKYTLEALKIALENGAEYALHEGNVYGELLSIIKKYLK; this comes from the coding sequence ATGTATAAAATTATGGTTGTTGATGACTCCAATTCAATAATTCCACTAATAAAGTATATATTAAATCAAGAGATTGACTTAGACATTAACTACGTACAGTGCAGTAGTAATATCGAAGATATGGAGAAACTAAATAATCTTACTTTTGACCTGATTATGGCCAATATTTGCATGGATAATATAAACGGACAAGATTTAATCACCTTAATAACAAAGACAACAGAAGCCCCATTAATTGCTATATCCCCTTTTCCAGAGAGTAAATACACCCTTGAAGCTCTTAAAATTGCCTTGGAAAATGGAGCTGAATATGCTTTGCATGAGGGTAATGTTTACGGAGAACTTCTCTCTATTATAAAAAAATATTTAAAGTAA
- a CDS encoding alternative ribosome-rescue factor A, with the protein MKAKKKSLQQPDRALTIAVETGRGVIQDNFLAALVTSKVYRQQVVKAKKGKGAYQRKEKHKGRESYLMAA; encoded by the coding sequence ATGAAAGCAAAGAAAAAATCATTACAACAGCCCGACAGGGCACTGACAATAGCCGTCGAAACCGGCAGAGGCGTGATCCAGGATAACTTTCTTGCAGCCCTGGTAACTTCTAAAGTTTACCGCCAACAAGTAGTAAAAGCCAAAAAGGGCAAAGGCGCCTATCAGCGCAAGGAAAAACATAAAGGACGAGAGTCCTATTTAATGGCCGCCTGA
- the yegQ gene encoding tRNA 5-hydroxyuridine modification protein YegQ, which translates to MFKPELLSPAGSLKNMRYAFAYGADAVYAGQPRYSLRVRNNEFSLDTIQQGITEAHHLGKKFYLVNNIAPHNGKLKTFLRDIAPVIAMKPDALIMSDPGLIMMVRENFPDMPIHLSVQANAVNWASVQFWQKQGISRVILSRELSLDEIEDIRYHCPDIELEVFVHGALCMAYSGRCLLSGYINKRDPNQGTCTNSCRWKYDAHPAEETESGDVIASNPVHIVQPEQKPTDEIFLLQEQGRPGEYMPAFEDEHGTYIMNSKDLRAVEHIERLVKIGVHSLKIEGRTKSYYYCARTAQIYHQAILDAVNNRPFNPQLNSDLEHLAHRGYTSGFLQRHKPGDTQNYDYGYSKSDTQQFVGEVIGRNDTNGLIEIDVKNKFLVGDDFELMTPSGNQKFTLMHMESLNGEVILDAKGSGHKVAISLETDLDLSFGIIMRVLEQDETTRQPFSQNQRA; encoded by the coding sequence ATGTTTAAACCTGAGCTGCTATCCCCCGCAGGTAGCCTAAAAAATATGCGTTATGCCTTTGCCTACGGCGCCGATGCCGTCTATGCGGGACAACCCAGATACTCCCTTAGGGTACGCAATAACGAATTCTCTCTCGACACCATACAGCAAGGCATAACGGAAGCTCACCACCTGGGGAAAAAATTCTACCTGGTGAATAATATTGCTCCCCATAACGGCAAGTTAAAAACTTTCCTCAGGGATATTGCCCCGGTTATCGCCATGAAGCCCGACGCCCTGATCATGTCCGATCCCGGGCTGATCATGATGGTCAGGGAAAACTTCCCCGATATGCCCATCCACCTGTCGGTACAGGCCAATGCCGTCAACTGGGCCAGTGTCCAGTTCTGGCAAAAACAGGGCATTTCCCGGGTGATCTTATCGCGGGAGTTGTCCCTGGATGAAATCGAGGACATCCGCTACCATTGCCCGGATATCGAACTGGAAGTTTTTGTACACGGCGCCTTGTGCATGGCCTATTCCGGTCGCTGCCTGCTGTCCGGTTATATCAATAAGAGAGATCCCAACCAGGGCACCTGTACCAACTCCTGTCGCTGGAAATATGACGCCCATCCGGCGGAAGAAACCGAAAGCGGTGATGTGATCGCCAGCAACCCGGTGCATATCGTCCAGCCGGAGCAGAAACCCACCGACGAGATCTTTTTATTGCAGGAGCAGGGACGTCCCGGGGAATACATGCCGGCCTTTGAGGACGAGCACGGCACCTACATCATGAATTCCAAGGATTTGCGCGCGGTTGAGCATATCGAACGCCTGGTGAAAATAGGCGTACATTCGCTGAAAATAGAAGGACGCACCAAATCCTACTATTATTGCGCCCGCACCGCACAAATTTACCACCAGGCGATACTCGATGCCGTGAACAACCGCCCCTTTAACCCTCAGCTGAATTCCGACCTGGAACACCTTGCCCACAGGGGTTATACCTCAGGTTTCCTCCAGCGCCACAAGCCGGGGGATACCCAGAATTACGATTACGGTTATTCCAAAAGCGATACCCAGCAGTTTGTCGGCGAAGTGATCGGCCGCAACGATACCAACGGCCTGATTGAAATCGACGTTAAAAACAAATTCCTGGTAGGGGATGATTTTGAACTGATGACGCCGTCCGGCAACCAGAAATTTACCCTGATGCATATGGAAAGCCTCAACGGCGAGGTGATCCTCGATGCCAAAGGCTCGGGACATAAGGTCGCCATTTCCCTGGAAACCGATCTCGACTTATCCTTTGGCATCATAATGCGTGTCCTGGAGCAGGATGAAACCACGCGCCAGCCGTTCAGCCAGAACCAAAGGGCTTAA